In the Desulfuromonas sp. DDH964 genome, TACCGCCTGCCGGAGCCGGGAGCGCCGCCCCCCCCTCCTTCCGGGAACCTTGCCGCGCCGAAGATCGACCCCATTGTCCGCCGGCCGGTGTTGCCGCCGCCGTTACCCGAACCGCCGTCCCAGGCTGCTGGCGGCGGTGATCAGGACCCCCCGGATCTGGCGGAAATCTATGCCCGGGCGGTCGCCGCCTTTGATGAGGAAAATTTTAAAACAGCGTCTCAAAATTATGCTATACTCCTGCGCCACAAACCGGAACATGTCGGTGGCCTGGTCGGTTATGGCTTCCTGCTCGCCAACCGCGGCGACTACCAGGAAGCCCTCGAATATTGCCAGCGCGCCCAGCAGGTCGATGACCTCTACCCGGAGAGTTACTTCCTCATGGGGCTGATCCGGGAGATGGAAGATAACCCGGAGGAGGCGCTGCTCGAATACCGGCGGGCGCTCCTGCTCGACATGAACCTGATCATGCCCCACTACGCCCTGAGCCGCGTCTTCCGGCGCCTCGGCCGGTTGCAGGAGGCGGCCCGTGAGGTGCGCAACACCCTGCGCCTGCTGGAACGGCTCCCGGCCGGGCGCAAGCTGGTTTATGCCGGCAGCTGGACCCCGCAGAAACTGGCCCGGGAGTGTCGCCGGGAGCTCGAACAGTATGCAGGAGCCTAGATTCCAGAAAGACAGGACAGGCAGATGAAACAGTCGACATCCTACGAGATTCAGCGGGTGCTCCAGGAGATGCGCGAGGAATACTGGCGCGGGCTCGATGCGGTCGAGGAGGCGGCGATCGGCGAGACTGCCGATTACCTGGTGTTGCGCCTGGGCGGCGAGCGCTTCGGGTTTGCCACCAGCCTGACCCGGGAAGTCCTGCGCGCTCCGAAGCTGGTCCGCGTCCCCCAGGTGCCGTCCCACATCCGCGGGGTGATAAACCTGCGTGGCCAGATCGTCGCCGTCACCGACCTCGCCCAGGTTCTCGGCCTCGGCGAGACGGTGGTCACCGCTGGCACCCGGCTGGTGGTGGTCGAAGCCGGCGGCCTGACCACCGCCCTGCTGAGCGACGAAGTGCTGGGAATCGAGACCTTTCCTCTTGCCGCCATCGAGCCGCTGACCGAGGGTCTCGCCAGAATTCCGCGGGAAACCGTCCTCGGGCAGGTTCCCCGGGCGGACGGGATGCTGGTATTGCTCGACCTGCCGCGTCTCTTCAGCCATTCGCAATTCGTCATCGAACAGAAAGGGGACTGACGGCGCCTGGCGCCCGCCCCATCCATTCCCGCCAGGCTTGCGGCCGGCACAAGGGGGTCACATGTTCAAATGGATCACGGAAAGAATTTCCCTCAAGATCGTTATCTCGCTGATTGCGGTTCTTGCCGTAATCATGGCGATCTTTACCGCCACCCTGGTGCAGCGCCGGGGCGAAGTGCTCAAGGATCTGATGTTGACCAAGGCGCGGACCCTCGCCCTGTTCGGCGCCCAGGCGATGGAGCAGGTGCTGGAGGAAGCGATCAGCAGCGGCCAGTTGACCCGCGCGCAGGTATTCGACAGCGATTATCAGCCGATCACCAGCGGTCCTCTGGCCGGCGCGTCGATTCCCAAATATCACACCGCCTATGATGAATATCTCGACCAGAACATTCTGGAGTTGGAGGATACCCTGGTCCAGGAAGACAGCATGGTGGTCTTCGCCGTGCTGGTCGACAAGAACGGCTACCTGCCGACCCACAACACCAGATATTCCAACCCCCTGACCGGTGATGCCGAAAAGGACAAGGTCGGCAACCGCACCAAGCGCCTCTTCAACGACCCGGTCGGTCTGGCGGCGGGGCGCTATGACGGCAGGGACGGCCAGCAGATCCTGCGCCAGGTCTACCGCCGCGATACCGGTGAAACGATGTGGGATATCACCGCGCCGGTCTTCGTCGGTGGCGAGCACTGGGGTGGCTTCCGCATCGGATTTTCGATCCAGCAGACCGAGGAGGCGATCACCGAGCTGCGCAACACCGTCGCCCTCTCCATGCTGCTGGTGCTGCTGGTAGCCT is a window encoding:
- a CDS encoding chemotaxis protein CheW; protein product: MKQSTSYEIQRVLQEMREEYWRGLDAVEEAAIGETADYLVLRLGGERFGFATSLTREVLRAPKLVRVPQVPSHIRGVINLRGQIVAVTDLAQVLGLGETVVTAGTRLVVVEAGGLTTALLSDEVLGIETFPLAAIEPLTEGLARIPRETVLGQVPRADGMLVLLDLPRLFSHSQFVIEQKGD